One Xenopus tropicalis strain Nigerian chromosome 8, UCB_Xtro_10.0, whole genome shotgun sequence genomic window carries:
- the LOC101730490 gene encoding DNA-directed RNA polymerase II subunit RPB1-like isoform X3 — MLHLSCVGSSAEEATPFQFPTKLSISLPVLSPMEGAQNFPSNSRQSSVFPSSFPTKLSISLPVLSPKEGAQNFPSNSRQSSVFPSSSLSQGRSSEFPFRFLTKLSISLPVLSPKEGAQNFPSNSRQSSVFPSSFPTKLSISLQFPDKAQYFPPVPRQSSVFPFLFPTKLSFSLPIPQKSSVFPSSSPDKAQYFPSNSRQSSVFPFQFSLPRKELRISLPIPDKAQYFPSNSRQSSVFPFQFSLPRKELRISLPIPDKAQYFPSNFPTKLSISLPIPDKAQYFPSNSRQSSVFPFQFPTKLSISLPIPDKAQYFSSSSLSQGRSSVFPFQFPTKLSFSLPIPDKAQYFPSSSLSQGRNSVFSFQFPTKLSISLPIFRQSSVFPFQFPTKLSISLPIPDKAQYFPSNSRQSSVFPFQFPTKLSISLPIPDKAQYFPFISLSQGRSSVFPFQFPTKLSISLPVLSPKDGAQYFPSNSRQSSVFPFQFPTKRSISLPIPDKAQYFPSNSRQSSVFPFQFSLPRKELHISFPIPDKAEYFPSYSPTKLSISLPIPDKAQYFPSYSPTKLSISLPVLSPKEGAQYFLSNSRQSSVFPFQFSLPRKELSISFPIPDKAEYFPSYSPAKLSISLPIPRQSSVFPFHFSLPRKELSISLPLLSPKEGAQYFPFYSPTKLSISLPVLSPKEGAQYFLSNSRQSSVFPFQFSLPRKELSISLPIPRQSSVFPFHFSLPRKELSISFPIPDKAQYFPSSSLSQGRSSVFPQFSQ; from the exons ATGCTCCATTTGTCTTGTGTGGGATCCAGCGCTGAGGAGGCAACTCCCTTCCAATTCCCGACAAAGCTCAGTATTTCCCTTCCAGTTCTCTCTCCCATGGAAGGAGCTCAGAATTTCCCTTCCAATTCCCGACAAAGCTCAGTATTTCCCTCCAGTTTCCCGACAAAGCTCAGTATTTCTCTTCCAGTTCTCTCTCCCAAGGAAGGAGCTCAGAATTTCCCTTCCAATTCCCGACAAAGCTCAGTATTTCCCTCCAGTTCTCTCTCCCAAGGAAGGAGCTCAGAATTTCCCTTCCGATTCCTGACAAAGCTCAGTATTTCCCTTCCAGTTCTCTCTCCCAAGGAAGGAGCTCAGAATTTCCCTTCTAATTCCCGACAAAGCTCAGTATTTCCCTCCAGTTTCCCAACAAAGCTCAGTATTTCCCTCCAGTTCCCCGACAAAGCTCAGTATTTCCCTCCAGTTCCCCGACAAAGCTCAGTATTTCCCTTCCTATTCCCGACAAAGCTCAGTTTTTCCCTTCCAATTCCTCAAAAAAGCTCAGTATTTCCCTCCAGTTCCCCCGACAAAGCTCAGTATTTCCCTTCCAATTCCCGACAAAGCTCAGTATTTCCCTTCCAGTTCTCTCTCCCAAGGAAGGAACTCCGTATTTCCCTTCCAATTCCCGACAAAGCTCAGTATTTCCCTTCCAATTCCCGACAAAGCTCAGTATTTCCCTTCCAGTTCTCTCTCCCAAGGAAGGAACTCCGTATTTCCCTTCCAATTCCCGACAAAGCTCAGTATTTCCCTTCCAATTTTCCGACAAAGCTCAGTATTTCCCTTCCAATTCCCGACAAAGCTCAGTATTTCCCTTCCAATTCCCGACAAAGCTCAGTATTTCCCTTCCAATTCCCGACAAAGCTCAGTATTTCCCTTCCAATTCCCGACAAAGCTCAGTATTTCTCTTCCAGTTCTCTCTCCCAAGGAAGAAGCTCAGTATTTCCCTTCCAATTCCCGACAAAGCTCAGTTTTTCCCTTCCAATTCCCGACAAAGCTCAGTATTTCCCTTCCAGTTCTCTCTCCCAAGGAAGGAACTCCGTATTTTCCTTCCAATTCCCGACAAAGCTCAGTATTTCCCTTCCAATTTTCCGACAAAGCTCAGTATTTCCCTTCCAATTCCCGACAAAGCTCAGTATTTCCCTTCCAATTCCCGACAAAGCTCAGTATTTCCCTTCCAATTCCCGACAAAGCTCAGTATTTCCCTTCCAATTCCCGACAAAGCTCAGTATTTCCCTTCCAATTCCCGACAAAGCTCAGTATTTCCCTTTCATTTCTCTCTCCCAAGGAAGGAGCTCCGTATTTCCTTTCCAATTCCCGACAAAGCTCAGTATTTCCCTTCCAGTTCTGTCTCCCAAGGACGGAGCTCAGTATTTCCCTTCCAATTCCCGACAAAGCTCAGTATTTCCCTTCCAG TTCCCGACAAAGCGCAGTATTTCCCTTCCAATTCCCGACAAAGCGCAGTATTTCCCTTCCAATTCCCGACAAAGCTCAGTATTTCCCTTCCAGTTCTCTCTCCCAAGGAAGGAGCTCCATATTTCCTTTCCAATTCCCGACAAAGCTGAGTATTTCCCTTCCTATTCCCCGACAAAGCTCAGTATTTCCCTTCCAATTCCCGACAAAGCTCAGTATTTCCCTTCGTATTCCCCAACAAAGCTCAGTATTTCCCTTCCAGTTCTCTCTCCCAAGGAAGGAGCTCAGTATTTCCTTTCCAATTCCCGACAAAGCTCAGTATTTCCCTTCCAGTTCTCTCTCCCAAGGAAGGAGCTCAGTATTTCCTTTCCAATTCCCGACAAAGCTGAGTATTTCCCTTCCTATTCCCCGGCAAAGCTCAGTATTTCCCTTCCTATTCCCCGACAAAGCTCAGTATTTCCCTTCCACTTCTCTCTCCCAAGGAAGGAGCTCAGTATTTCCCTTCCACTTCTCTCTCCCAAGGAAGGAGCTCAGTATTTCCCTTTCTATTCCCCGACAAAGCTCAGTATTTCCCTTCCAGTTCTCTCTCCCAAGGAAGGAGCTCAGTATTTCCTTTCCAATTCCCGACAAAGCTCAGTATTTCCCTTCCAGTTCTCTCTCCCAAGGAAGGAGCTCAGTATTTCCCTTCCTATTCCCCGACAAAGCTCAGTATTTCCCTTCCACTTCTCTCTCCCAAGGAAGGAGCTCAGTATTTCCTTTCCAATTCCCGACAAAGCTCAGTATTTCCCTTCCAGTTCTCTCTCCCAAG GACGGAGCTCGGTATTTCCCCAGTTCTCTCAGTAG
- the LOC101730490 gene encoding DNA-directed RNA polymerase II subunit RPB1-like isoform X7, producing the protein MLHLSCVGSSAEEATPFQFPTKLSISLPVLSPMEGAQNFPSNSRQSSVFPSSFPTKLSISLPVLSPKEGAQNFPSNSRQSSVFPSSSLSQGRSSEFPFRFLTKLSISLPVLSPKEGAQNFPSNSRQSSVFPSSFPTKLSISLQFPDKAQYFPPVPRQSSVFPFLFPTKLSFSLPIPQKSSVFPSSSPDKAQYFPSNSRQSSVFPFQFSLPRKELRISLPIPDKAQYFPSNSRQSSVFPFQFSLPRKELRISLPIPDKAQYFPSNFPTKLSISLPIPDKAQYFPSNSRQSSVFPFQFPTKLSISLPIPDKAQYFSSSSLSQGRSSVFPFQFPTKLSFSLPIPDKAQYFPSSSLSQGRNSVFSFQFPTKLSISLPIFRQSSVFPFQFPTKLSISLPIPDKAQYFPSNSRQSSVFPFQFPTKLSISLPIPDKAQYFPFISLSQGRSSVFPFQFPTKLSISLPVLSPKDGAQYFPSNSRQSSVFPFQFPTKRSISLPIPDKAQYFPSNSRQSSVFPFQFSLPRKELHISFPIPDKAEYFPSYSPTKLSISLPIPDKAQYFPSYSPTKLSISLPVLSPKEGAQYFLSNSRQSSVFPFQFSLPRKELSISFPIPDKAEYFPSYSPTKLSISLPVLSPKEGAQYFLSNSRQSSVFPFQFSLPRKELSISLPIPRQSSVFPFHFSLPRKELSISFPIPDKAQYFPSSSLSQGRSSVFPFLFPTKLSISLPIPRQS; encoded by the exons ATGCTCCATTTGTCTTGTGTGGGATCCAGCGCTGAGGAGGCAACTCCCTTCCAATTCCCGACAAAGCTCAGTATTTCCCTTCCAGTTCTCTCTCCCATGGAAGGAGCTCAGAATTTCCCTTCCAATTCCCGACAAAGCTCAGTATTTCCCTCCAGTTTCCCGACAAAGCTCAGTATTTCTCTTCCAGTTCTCTCTCCCAAGGAAGGAGCTCAGAATTTCCCTTCCAATTCCCGACAAAGCTCAGTATTTCCCTCCAGTTCTCTCTCCCAAGGAAGGAGCTCAGAATTTCCCTTCCGATTCCTGACAAAGCTCAGTATTTCCCTTCCAGTTCTCTCTCCCAAGGAAGGAGCTCAGAATTTCCCTTCTAATTCCCGACAAAGCTCAGTATTTCCCTCCAGTTTCCCAACAAAGCTCAGTATTTCCCTCCAGTTCCCCGACAAAGCTCAGTATTTCCCTCCAGTTCCCCGACAAAGCTCAGTATTTCCCTTCCTATTCCCGACAAAGCTCAGTTTTTCCCTTCCAATTCCTCAAAAAAGCTCAGTATTTCCCTCCAGTTCCCCCGACAAAGCTCAGTATTTCCCTTCCAATTCCCGACAAAGCTCAGTATTTCCCTTCCAGTTCTCTCTCCCAAGGAAGGAACTCCGTATTTCCCTTCCAATTCCCGACAAAGCTCAGTATTTCCCTTCCAATTCCCGACAAAGCTCAGTATTTCCCTTCCAGTTCTCTCTCCCAAGGAAGGAACTCCGTATTTCCCTTCCAATTCCCGACAAAGCTCAGTATTTCCCTTCCAATTTTCCGACAAAGCTCAGTATTTCCCTTCCAATTCCCGACAAAGCTCAGTATTTCCCTTCCAATTCCCGACAAAGCTCAGTATTTCCCTTCCAATTCCCGACAAAGCTCAGTATTTCCCTTCCAATTCCCGACAAAGCTCAGTATTTCTCTTCCAGTTCTCTCTCCCAAGGAAGAAGCTCAGTATTTCCCTTCCAATTCCCGACAAAGCTCAGTTTTTCCCTTCCAATTCCCGACAAAGCTCAGTATTTCCCTTCCAGTTCTCTCTCCCAAGGAAGGAACTCCGTATTTTCCTTCCAATTCCCGACAAAGCTCAGTATTTCCCTTCCAATTTTCCGACAAAGCTCAGTATTTCCCTTCCAATTCCCGACAAAGCTCAGTATTTCCCTTCCAATTCCCGACAAAGCTCAGTATTTCCCTTCCAATTCCCGACAAAGCTCAGTATTTCCCTTCCAATTCCCGACAAAGCTCAGTATTTCCCTTCCAATTCCCGACAAAGCTCAGTATTTCCCTTTCATTTCTCTCTCCCAAGGAAGGAGCTCCGTATTTCCTTTCCAATTCCCGACAAAGCTCAGTATTTCCCTTCCAGTTCTGTCTCCCAAGGACGGAGCTCAGTATTTCCCTTCCAATTCCCGACAAAGCTCAGTATTTCCCTTCCAG TTCCCGACAAAGCGCAGTATTTCCCTTCCAATTCCCGACAAAGCGCAGTATTTCCCTTCCAATTCCCGACAAAGCTCAGTATTTCCCTTCCAGTTCTCTCTCCCAAGGAAGGAGCTCCATATTTCCTTTCCAATTCCCGACAAAGCTGAGTATTTCCCTTCCTATTCCCCGACAAAGCTCAGTATTTCCCTTCCAATTCCCGACAAAGCTCAGTATTTCCCTTCGTATTCCCCAACAAAGCTCAGTATTTCCCTTCCAGTTCTCTCTCCCAAGGAAGGAGCTCAGTATTTCCTTTCCAATTCCCGACAAAGCTCAGTATTTCCCTTCCAGTTCTCTCTCCCAAGGAAGGAGCTCAGTATTTCCTTTCCAATTCCCGACAAAGCTGAGTATTTCCCTTC CTATTCCCCGACAAAGCTCAGTATTTCCCTTCCAGTTCTCTCTCCCAAGGAAGGAGCTCAGTATTTCCTTTCCAATTCCCGACAAAGCTCAGTATTTCCCTTCCAGTTCTCTCTCCCAAGGAAGGAGCTCAGTATTTCCCTTCCTATTCCCCGACAAAGCTCAGTATTTCCCTTCCACTTCTCTCTCCCAAGGAAGGAGCTCAGTATTTCCTTTCCAATTCCCGACAAAGCTCAGTATTTCCCTTCCAGTTCTCTCTCCCAAGGAAGGAGCTCAGTATTTCCCTTCCTATTCCCGACAAAGCTGAGTATTTCCCTTCCTATTCCCCGACAAAGCTGA
- the LOC101730490 gene encoding DNA-directed RNA polymerase II subunit RPB1-like isoform X2, giving the protein MLHLSCVGSSAEEATPFQFPTKLSISLPVLSPMEGAQNFPSNSRQSSVFPSSFPTKLSISLPVLSPKEGAQNFPSNSRQSSVFPSSSLSQGRSSEFPFRFLTKLSISLPVLSPKEGAQNFPSNSRQSSVFPSSFPTKLSISLQFPDKAQYFPPVPRQSSVFPFLFPTKLSFSLPIPQKSSVFPSSSPDKAQYFPSNSRQSSVFPFQFSLPRKELRISLPIPDKAQYFPSNSRQSSVFPFQFSLPRKELRISLPIPDKAQYFPSNFPTKLSISLPIPDKAQYFPSNSRQSSVFPFQFPTKLSISLPIPDKAQYFSSSSLSQGRSSVFPFQFPTKLSFSLPIPDKAQYFPSSSLSQGRNSVFSFQFPTKLSISLPIFRQSSVFPFQFPTKLSISLPIPDKAQYFPSNSRQSSVFPFQFPTKLSISLPIPDKAQYFPFISLSQGRSSVFPFQFPTKLSISLPVLSPKDGAQYFPSNSRQSSVFPFQFPTKRSISLPIPDKAQYFPSNSRQSSVFPFQFSLPRKELHISFPIPDKAEYFPSYSPTKLSISLPIPDKAQYFPSYSPTKLSISLPVLSPKEGAQYFLSNSRQSSVFPFQFSLPRKELSISFPIPDKAEYFPSYSPAKLSISLPIPRQSSVFPFHFSLPRKELSISLPLLSPKEGAQYFPFYSPTKLSISLPVLSPKEGAQYFLSNSRQSSVFPFQFSLPRKELSISLPIPRQSSVFPFHFSLPRKELSISFPIPDKAQYFPSSSLSQGRSSVFPFLFPTKLSISLPIPRQS; this is encoded by the exons ATGCTCCATTTGTCTTGTGTGGGATCCAGCGCTGAGGAGGCAACTCCCTTCCAATTCCCGACAAAGCTCAGTATTTCCCTTCCAGTTCTCTCTCCCATGGAAGGAGCTCAGAATTTCCCTTCCAATTCCCGACAAAGCTCAGTATTTCCCTCCAGTTTCCCGACAAAGCTCAGTATTTCTCTTCCAGTTCTCTCTCCCAAGGAAGGAGCTCAGAATTTCCCTTCCAATTCCCGACAAAGCTCAGTATTTCCCTCCAGTTCTCTCTCCCAAGGAAGGAGCTCAGAATTTCCCTTCCGATTCCTGACAAAGCTCAGTATTTCCCTTCCAGTTCTCTCTCCCAAGGAAGGAGCTCAGAATTTCCCTTCTAATTCCCGACAAAGCTCAGTATTTCCCTCCAGTTTCCCAACAAAGCTCAGTATTTCCCTCCAGTTCCCCGACAAAGCTCAGTATTTCCCTCCAGTTCCCCGACAAAGCTCAGTATTTCCCTTCCTATTCCCGACAAAGCTCAGTTTTTCCCTTCCAATTCCTCAAAAAAGCTCAGTATTTCCCTCCAGTTCCCCCGACAAAGCTCAGTATTTCCCTTCCAATTCCCGACAAAGCTCAGTATTTCCCTTCCAGTTCTCTCTCCCAAGGAAGGAACTCCGTATTTCCCTTCCAATTCCCGACAAAGCTCAGTATTTCCCTTCCAATTCCCGACAAAGCTCAGTATTTCCCTTCCAGTTCTCTCTCCCAAGGAAGGAACTCCGTATTTCCCTTCCAATTCCCGACAAAGCTCAGTATTTCCCTTCCAATTTTCCGACAAAGCTCAGTATTTCCCTTCCAATTCCCGACAAAGCTCAGTATTTCCCTTCCAATTCCCGACAAAGCTCAGTATTTCCCTTCCAATTCCCGACAAAGCTCAGTATTTCCCTTCCAATTCCCGACAAAGCTCAGTATTTCTCTTCCAGTTCTCTCTCCCAAGGAAGAAGCTCAGTATTTCCCTTCCAATTCCCGACAAAGCTCAGTTTTTCCCTTCCAATTCCCGACAAAGCTCAGTATTTCCCTTCCAGTTCTCTCTCCCAAGGAAGGAACTCCGTATTTTCCTTCCAATTCCCGACAAAGCTCAGTATTTCCCTTCCAATTTTCCGACAAAGCTCAGTATTTCCCTTCCAATTCCCGACAAAGCTCAGTATTTCCCTTCCAATTCCCGACAAAGCTCAGTATTTCCCTTCCAATTCCCGACAAAGCTCAGTATTTCCCTTCCAATTCCCGACAAAGCTCAGTATTTCCCTTCCAATTCCCGACAAAGCTCAGTATTTCCCTTTCATTTCTCTCTCCCAAGGAAGGAGCTCCGTATTTCCTTTCCAATTCCCGACAAAGCTCAGTATTTCCCTTCCAGTTCTGTCTCCCAAGGACGGAGCTCAGTATTTCCCTTCCAATTCCCGACAAAGCTCAGTATTTCCCTTCCAG TTCCCGACAAAGCGCAGTATTTCCCTTCCAATTCCCGACAAAGCGCAGTATTTCCCTTCCAATTCCCGACAAAGCTCAGTATTTCCCTTCCAGTTCTCTCTCCCAAGGAAGGAGCTCCATATTTCCTTTCCAATTCCCGACAAAGCTGAGTATTTCCCTTCCTATTCCCCGACAAAGCTCAGTATTTCCCTTCCAATTCCCGACAAAGCTCAGTATTTCCCTTCGTATTCCCCAACAAAGCTCAGTATTTCCCTTCCAGTTCTCTCTCCCAAGGAAGGAGCTCAGTATTTCCTTTCCAATTCCCGACAAAGCTCAGTATTTCCCTTCCAGTTCTCTCTCCCAAGGAAGGAGCTCAGTATTTCCTTTCCAATTCCCGACAAAGCTGAGTATTTCCCTTCCTATTCCCCGGCAAAGCTCAGTATTTCCCTTCCTATTCCCCGACAAAGCTCAGTATTTCCCTTCCACTTCTCTCTCCCAAGGAAGGAGCTCAGTATTTCCCTTCCACTTCTCTCTCCCAAGGAAGGAGCTCAGTATTTCCCTTTCTATTCCCCGACAAAGCTCAGTATTTCCCTTCCAGTTCTCTCTCCCAAGGAAGGAGCTCAGTATTTCCTTTCCAATTCCCGACAAAGCTCAGTATTTCCCTTCCAGTTCTCTCTCCCAAGGAAGGAGCTCAGTATTTCCCTTCCTATTCCCCGACAAAGCTCAGTATTTCCCTTCCACTTCTCTCTCCCAAGGAAGGAGCTCAGTATTTCCTTTCCAATTCCCGACAAAGCTCAGTATTTCCCTTCCAGTTCTCTCTCCCAAGGAAGGAGCTCAGTATTTCCCTTCCTATTCCCGACAAAGCTGAGTATTTCCCTTCCTATTCCCCGACAAAGCTGA